One genomic segment of Elgaria multicarinata webbii isolate HBS135686 ecotype San Diego chromosome 9, rElgMul1.1.pri, whole genome shotgun sequence includes these proteins:
- the GTSE1 gene encoding G2 and S phase-expressed protein 1, whose amino-acid sequence MEEGKTLSHSECKMTEATPIERMNKDLPFLADEKFDFDLSLSPASENEDEVFVGPMGHKEKCIAVSLESQEGTEDKIPPPGDEITWSPLAGEKFVEIFKEAHLVALQLQSGSKAKRNNPGQLEGRKTETVDKFVQESKTKLKILQKGIVMDKTPKEIKRETYCVWESPVCQLPPSVQKHSVQPFTVMGNSHSPQTPLNTSSPSKVNKLPQTFITPLAQGKSDKKASAFQNGKHSSAFGNNNCLAVEQQKQGKLPSPSSRDPLNSMGSSQDLLSDKSSIASDAGDLSFCNSSSVQDKRTLPTPSKLGIKTRQLKPPSNVHMRRNTSSSSSSSVSSMNSSLNSSLSISPKRGKVQTTVPSKASANSSRFSISKTSVVRPMKGVSVASHSDASGKQQRSTSVTKGSPLVHAPKYKATHVSETSGSGIPKERPDPSLQKLLQKSIVGNVRACSSPKLRTKTVPPVSTKEDILSENVAARVLQSVGLSSCGNIGSNVAVTPPARRSEDGILSNCCSAVKSTLRTPASTRHSALPTPVGRRMSGIPMLTPKTVPRLMSSPKLGAPRQVSSVSSKKTPAASSKWVKERKTQVTSNSSSTEEDLSPPRVVPIVLDFSPEQASVEIQHSLTLKEKPAQETPAKESLLIDIGIDKTPVVLQECENKPLIDLFNTPEIIKAPPLKPTGQLIDLSSPLIRLSPEGNKENLDSPLLKF is encoded by the exons ATGGAAGAAGGAAAAACTCTCTCTCATTCTGAATGTAAAATGACAGAAGCCACACCCATTGAGCGCATGAATAAAG ACTTGCCGTTCCTGGCTGATGAAAAATTTGACTTTGACCTTTCACTGTCTCCTGCAAG TGAAAATGAGGATGAAGTTTTTGTTGGACCGATGGGCCACAAAGAGAAATGTATTGCTGTGTCTCTTGAGTCCCAGGAAGGGACTGAAGATAAAATTCCACCACCAGGGGATGAAATAACATGGAGCCCGCTTGCTGGAgagaaatttgtggaaattttcaAAGAAGCTCATCTGGTAGCGCTCCAGCTACAAAGTGGGAGCAAAGCAAAAAGAAACAATCCTGGCCAGcttgaaggaaggaagacagaaacTGTTGACAAATTTGTGCAAGAATCAAAGACGAAACTGAAAATCCTCCAGAAAGGAATAGTAATGGATAAAACCCCCAAGGAGATTAAGAGAGAGACTTACTGTGTCTGGGAAAGCCCAGTCTGCCAACTGCCACCTTCAGTTCAGAAACATTCAGTGCAACCTTTCACAGTAATGGGCAATTCTCATTCTCCACAAACACCGCTAAACACATCTAGTCCGAGTAAAGTGAATAAATTACCCCAAACATTCATTACGCCTTTAGCCCAAGGAAAGAGTGATAAAAAAGCAAGTGCATTCCAGAATGGGAAACATTCATCTGCATTTGGAAATAACAATTGCTTAGCTGTAGAACAG CAAAAACAAGGGAAACTACCTAGTCCTTCCAGCAGGGATCCTTTGAACAGTATGGGGTCGTCTCAAGATTTGCTCTCTGACAAATCAAGTATTGCTTCAGATGCAGGAGACTTGTCATTCTGTAACAGTTCATCGGTACAAGACAAGAGAACTCTTCCTACTCCCAGCAAG TTGGGGATAAAGACAAGGCAACTGAAACCTCCCAGTAATGTCCACATGCGAAGAAACACTTCGTCTTCATCATCATCCTCCGTTTCTAGCATGAACTCAAGTTTGAATTCAAGTCTCTCCATCTCTCCTAAAAGAGGCAAAG TTCAAACCACTGTTCCTTCAAAAGCTTCTGCAAACAGTTCCAGGTTCTCTATAAGCAAGACGTCTGTGGTAAGACCCATGAAAGGGGTGTCAGTGGCGTCCCATTCTGATGCATCTGGAAAGCAACAAAGATCGACAAGTGTTACTAAAGGAAGTCCTTTGGTCCATGCACCCAAATATAAAGCTACTCATGTGTCTGAGACTTCAGGCAGTGGGATTCCGAAAGAGCGCCCAGATCCTAGTCTTCAGAAACTGTTACAGAAAAGTATAGTTGGAAATGTAAGAGCATGTTCAAGTCCCAAACTCAGAACAAAAACAGTGCCTCCAGTTTCAACCAAGGAAG ATATACTTTCAGAAAATGTAGCTGCCAGAGTACTGCAATCAGTTGGGTTGTCATCCTGTGGCAATATTGGAAG CAATGTTGCAGTTACCCCACCTGCCAGACGATCAGAAGATGGGATATTGTCAAATTGCTGTTCTGCTGTAAAGTCTACTTTACGGACTCCAGCCAGCACAAGGCATTCTGCATTGCCTACACCTGTTGGTCGCCGTATGTCAGGAATTCCAATGTTGACCCCCAAAACTGTGCCCAGATTGATGTCTTCTCCCAAACTTGGAGCTCCACGACAAGTCTCCAGTGTGTCTTCCAAAAAGACTCCAGCAGCTAG TTCTAAATGGGTGAAGGAGAGAAAGACACAGGTGACTTCTAACTCATCTTCGACAGAAGAAGACTTATCTCCTCCACGAGTTGTACCAATTGTACTTGATTTTTCACCAGAGCAGGCTTCTGTAGAAATACAGCACAGTTTGACTCTAAAAGAGAAACCAGCTCAAGAAACACCAGCTAAGGAG AGCTTACTGATAGACATTGGAATAGATAAAACACCAGTTGTCCTCCAGGAATGTGAAAACAAACCTCTCATTGATCTCTTCAATACTCCTGAAATTATTAAAGCTCCTCCACTGAAACCTACAGGACAG CTAATAGATCTGAGCTCTCCTCTTATCAGACTTAGTCCTGAAGGAAATAAAGAGAACCTGGATTCTCCTCTGCTGAAATTCTGA